A part of Corvus cornix cornix isolate S_Up_H32 chromosome Z, ASM73873v5, whole genome shotgun sequence genomic DNA contains:
- the KIF27 gene encoding kinesin-like protein KIF27 isoform X3, giving the protein MEEIPVKVAVRVRPLLSKEILHNHQVCVRLVPNAKQVIIGKDHVFTFDFVFGKNSTQEEVYAVCIKPLLVSLTEGYNATVFAYGQTGSGKTYTIGGDHIASVSVDERGIIPRAIQELFQHISEHHNINFHVKVSYIEVYKEELRDLLDLETSVKELHIREDEKGNTVIVGAKEFQVECADEVISLLESGNAARHRGTTQMNEHSSRSHAIFTISICQKQSTEYQNNTDAAQDSIASKFHFVDLAGSERVAKTGNTGERFKESVQINSGLLALGNVISALGDPKRKSVHIPYRDAKITRILKDSLGGNAKTVMITCISPSSLDFDESLNSLKYANRAKNIRNKPVVNYNPEKDRIDEMELEIRLLREALQNQQVSNQHLYDLNEEKARIGSLEEQLTRLQVQYFSYRNCVDEAFPFLVDLNNDVSLRRSQRDRLQSWITMVQNVRKEALTIQETDAGTETSPDPHHITILQLKRELKKCQQVLVMDEELFSQKNHEVQILQNQIKTLLQEKEEQQEFLNEAQETQRLQGYTSPPVLSLAQIMAEFHVRRQMILSKIEDQDKVLHCHLSDQSDEDNTGNEDKTSYKYSINQTWTQSHTSLCFLPDVTDMKCQVVKSGLFNESALQTDTTTGEEIDSLQKIHAFNMEKLKNSELRLAEAEQKIRELALNIKRKEELIKELVRTGKDAQSVSRQYSLKITKLEQEIEQAKRELAETQKQLQELDSKELRDIPEKVMLQKECQKKMEAAKLKVQTLQKKQQDTKSLASLSNQSEREARELEQKVAQMKHQQSQIQKRLCEESEKKKQLEAELQQDQQQIKELQLKMEQQQKILKLKDKEIAAFKKKNNNSVGAPQKLQKLEEQKKWLDEEMERILQQHQQLAELEEDLKKREAIVAKKEVLLQEKSQLEIKKMRSSQALNKDSMKLSTRLSMLDQELCNKSMQLQGSTTEDKSDILEKIQILQMERDQLLRRRNSMDEKLKDGKVLSTEEEHVLFQLEEGIEALVAAIDYKNESIHNRQHLLRSSSQSLSQSKHNVIGKLVSLSAAELRAIIISYFNKIVGLRESERKLQVQIEEQEMKSIHQKNTMRELESALEHIKLQCDRQLTHQRQEHEKKVQFLLNHFKEQNSEGIAETLKGYEVKIQQLEKDLFFYKKTSRELKKKLKGRLGESSE; this is encoded by the exons ATGGAGGAGATCCCAGTTAAGGTTGCAGTCCGAGTCAGACCTCTGCTTTCCAAAGAAATACTTCATAACCACCAAGTGTGTGTCAGATTAGTCCCAAATGCCAAACAGGTCATCATTGGAAAGGACCATGTCTTCACTTTTGATTTTGTATTTGGCAAAAACTCAACCCAAGAAGAAGTTTATGCTGTTTGCATTAAGCCTCTTCTAGTGTCTCTGACTGAAGGATACAATGCTACAGTGTTTGCATATGGACAGACTGGTTCTGGGAAGACTTACACCATTGGCGGTGACCATATTG CATCAGTTTCAGTGGATGAAAGGGGCATAATCCCACGGGCTATTCAGGAATTATTTCAGCATATTTCTGAACACCATAATATTAATTTCCATGTGAAGGTATCCTATATAGAGGTTTACAAGGAAGAACTTCGAGATTTGTTGGATTTGGAGACCTCTGTAAAAGAACTACATATCCGAGAagatgagaaaggaaatacag TGATTGTCGGTGCTAAGGAATTCCAAGTAGAATGTGCAGATGAAGTGATAAGCCTGCTGGAAAGTGGCAATGCAGCTCGTCACAGAGGCACAACACAGATGAATGAGCACTCTAGTCGATCTCATGCCATTTTTACCATCAGTATTTGTCAGAAGCAGTCTACGGAGTATCAGAATAATACTGATGCTGCACAGGATTCTATCGCTTCAAAGTTTCATTTTGTGGATTTGGCAGGATCAGAGAGGGTAGCAAAGACTGGAAATACTGGTGAACGCTTCAAAGAATCAGTTCAGATCAATAGTGGTCTTTTGGCCTTGGGAAATGTCATCAGTGCCCTTGGAGacccaaaaagaaaaagtgtacATATTCCATACAGGGATGCTAAAATCACTCGTATTCTGAAAGACTCCCTTGGAGGAAATGCCAAGACTGTTATGATAACATGTATAAGTCCATCCTCACTGGACTTTGATGAATCTTTAAATTCCCTCAAATATGCCAACAGAGCaaaaaacattagaaataaaCCAGTAGTTAATTACAACCCAGAAAAAGACCGCATTGATGAAATGGAACTTGAAATCAGATTGCTTCGGGAAGCTTTGCAGAACCAGCAGGTCAGTAATCAGCATTTATATGacttaaatgaagaaaaggcCCGTATTGGTTCACTTGAGGAGCAGCTCACCCGCCTTCAGGTTCAATATTTCAGTTACAGAAATTGTGTAGATGAAGCTTTCCCCTTTCTGGTTGATTTGAACAATGATGTTAGCTTAAGAAGAAGTCAGCGGGACAGGTTGCAGAGCTGGATCACTATGGTACAGAACGTAAGGAAGGAAGCTCTCACCATCCAGGAAACGGATGCAGGGACTGAGACCAGCCCAGACCCACATCACATCACAATTCTTCAGCTGAAGAGGGAACTGAAGAAATGTCAG CAGGTACTAGTTATGGATGAAGAACTATTTAGCCAGAAGAATCATGAAGTGCAGATACTGCAGAATCAGATAAAGACATTACtacaagaaaaggaagaacaacaggaatttttaaatgaggCTCAAGAGACACAAAGATTACAG GGGTATACCAGCCCCCCTGTCTTGTCCCTGGCCCAGATAATGGCAGAATTCCATGTTCGCAGACAGATGATACTGAGCAAGATAGAAGATCAAGATAAAGTCCTTCACTGCCACCTCTCTGATCAGAGTGATGAAGACAATACAGGCAACGAAGACAAAACCTCAtataa GTATTCCATAAACCAAACGTGGACCCAAAGTCACACTTCTCTGTGCTTCCTTCCTGATGTAACTGACATGAAATGCCAAGTAGTCAAGTCTGGTTTATTCAATGAATCTGCGCTACAAACTGACACAACTACAG gtGAAGAGATTGACAGCCTCCAGAAAATCCATGCTTTTAACATGGAGAAGTTAAAGAATTCGGAGTTGAGACTTGCTGAGGCTGAGCAAAAAATAAGAGAACTTGCACTTAATatcaaaaggaaagaggaaCTTATTAAGGAATTAGTAAGAACAG GCAAGGATGCTCAGTCTGTAAGCAGGCAGTATTCTTTGAAGATAACTAAACTGGAGCAAGAAATTGAGCAGGCCAAAAGAGAACTGGCTGAAACGCAAAAACAGCTTCAGGAGCTGGACAGTAAAGAGCTGAGAGACATTCCTGAGAAAGTCATGTTACAAAAAGAGTGCCAGAAGAAGATGGAGGCAGCTAAGTTGAAAGTGCAG ACCttacagaagaagcagcaggacaCCAAGAGTTTGGCTTCATTATCTAACCAAAGTGAGAGAGAAGCAAGAGAACTTGAGCAGAAAGTGGCTCAGATGAAGCATCAGCAATCCCAGATACAGAAGAGACTGTGTGAGGAGAGTGAAAAGAAGAAGCAACTGGAAGCAGAGCTTCAGCAGGACCAGCAACAAATTAAA GAACTTCAACTTAAGATGGAGCAACAACAGAAGATCCTTAAACTTAAGGATAAAgaaattgctgcttttaaaaagaagaacaaTAACTCAGTGGGAGCTCCACAGAAACTACAG AAATTAGAAGAGCAGAAGAAGTGGCTGgatgaagaaatggaaagaattcTTCAACAACACCAACAGTTAGCAGAACTAGAAgaagatttaaagaaaagagaagccattgtagcaaaaaaagaagtgttattGCAAGAGAAAAGCCAACTGGAAATCAAGAAAATGAGATCTAGCCAg gcTTTAAACAAAGATAGTATGAAATTGTCTACCCGCTTAAGTATGCTGGATCAAGAGCTGTGTAATAAAAGTATGCAGCTTCAGGGCAGCACAACTGAAGACAAGTcagacattttggaaaaaattcaGATTCTCCAAATGGAAAGGGATCAGCTGCTCAGAAGGAGAAATAGTATGGATGAGAAACTGAAAGACGGTAAAGTGTTGTCAACAGAA GAAGAACATGTTCTTTTCCAGCTAGAAGAAGGAATTGAAGCCTTGGTAGCTGCAATTGATTACAAGAATGAAAGTATTCATAATCGCCAGCACTTACTTAGGTCATCTTCTCAGAGTCTTTCACAGAGCAAGCATAATGTAATAGGGAAACTAGTTTCCTTgtctgctgctgagctcagagcTATCATCATCAGTTATTTCAACAAG
- the KIF27 gene encoding kinesin-like protein KIF27 isoform X2, translating to MEEIPVKVAVRVRPLLSKEILHNHQVCVRLVPNAKQVIIGKDHVFTFDFVFGKNSTQEEVYAVCIKPLLVSLTEGYNATVFAYGQTGSGKTYTIGGDHIASVSVDERGIIPRAIQELFQHISEHHNINFHVKVSYIEVYKEELRDLLDLETSVKELHIREDEKGNTVIVGAKEFQVECADEVISLLESGNAARHRGTTQMNEHSSRSHAIFTISICQKQSTEYQNNTDAAQDSIASKFHFVDLAGSERVAKTGNTGERFKESVQINSGLLALGNVISALGDPKRKSVHIPYRDAKITRILKDSLGGNAKTVMITCISPSSLDFDESLNSLKYANRAKNIRNKPVVNYNPEKDRIDEMELEIRLLREALQNQQVSNQHLYDLNEEKARIGSLEEQLTRLQVQYFSYRNCVDEAFPFLVDLNNDVSLRRSQRDRLQSWITMVQNVRKEALTIQETDAGTETSPDPHHITILQLKRELKKCQVLVMDEELFSQKNHEVQILQNQIKTLLQEKEEQQEFLNEAQETQRLQTEKMVEQQMLIDQLKLKLEKFTDVKALDSQSAYEDGPAVVAFARRPYSVPLTKNLLRPLHLPSGTKIQKGYTSPPVLSLAQIMAEFHVRRQMILSKIEDQDKVLHCHLSDQSDEDNTGNEDKTSYKYSINQTWTQSHTSLCFLPDVTDMKCQVVKSGLFNESALQTDTTTGEEIDSLQKIHAFNMEKLKNSELRLAEAEQKIRELALNIKRKEELIKELVRTGKDAQSVSRQYSLKITKLEQEIEQAKRELAETQKQLQELDSKELRDIPEKVMLQKECQKKMEAAKLKVQTLQKKQQDTKSLASLSNQSEREARELEQKVAQMKHQQSQIQKRLCEESEKKKQLEAELQQDQQQIKELQLKMEQQQKILKLKDKEIAAFKKKNNNSVGAPQKLQKLEEQKKWLDEEMERILQQHQQLAELEEDLKKREAIVAKKEVLLQEKSQLEIKKMRSSQALNKDSMKLSTRLSMLDQELCNKSMQLQGSTTEDKSDILEKIQILQMERDQLLRRRNSMDEKLKDGKVLSTEEEHVLFQLEEGIEALVAAIDYKNESIHNRQHLLRSSSQSLSQSKHNVIGKLVSLSAAELRAIIISYFNKIVGLRESERKLQVQIEEQEMKSIHQKNTMRELESALEHIKLQCDRQLTHQRQEHEKKVQFLLNHFKEQNSEGIAETLKGYEVKIQQLEKDLFFYKKTSRELKKKLKGRLGESSE from the exons ATGGAGGAGATCCCAGTTAAGGTTGCAGTCCGAGTCAGACCTCTGCTTTCCAAAGAAATACTTCATAACCACCAAGTGTGTGTCAGATTAGTCCCAAATGCCAAACAGGTCATCATTGGAAAGGACCATGTCTTCACTTTTGATTTTGTATTTGGCAAAAACTCAACCCAAGAAGAAGTTTATGCTGTTTGCATTAAGCCTCTTCTAGTGTCTCTGACTGAAGGATACAATGCTACAGTGTTTGCATATGGACAGACTGGTTCTGGGAAGACTTACACCATTGGCGGTGACCATATTG CATCAGTTTCAGTGGATGAAAGGGGCATAATCCCACGGGCTATTCAGGAATTATTTCAGCATATTTCTGAACACCATAATATTAATTTCCATGTGAAGGTATCCTATATAGAGGTTTACAAGGAAGAACTTCGAGATTTGTTGGATTTGGAGACCTCTGTAAAAGAACTACATATCCGAGAagatgagaaaggaaatacag TGATTGTCGGTGCTAAGGAATTCCAAGTAGAATGTGCAGATGAAGTGATAAGCCTGCTGGAAAGTGGCAATGCAGCTCGTCACAGAGGCACAACACAGATGAATGAGCACTCTAGTCGATCTCATGCCATTTTTACCATCAGTATTTGTCAGAAGCAGTCTACGGAGTATCAGAATAATACTGATGCTGCACAGGATTCTATCGCTTCAAAGTTTCATTTTGTGGATTTGGCAGGATCAGAGAGGGTAGCAAAGACTGGAAATACTGGTGAACGCTTCAAAGAATCAGTTCAGATCAATAGTGGTCTTTTGGCCTTGGGAAATGTCATCAGTGCCCTTGGAGacccaaaaagaaaaagtgtacATATTCCATACAGGGATGCTAAAATCACTCGTATTCTGAAAGACTCCCTTGGAGGAAATGCCAAGACTGTTATGATAACATGTATAAGTCCATCCTCACTGGACTTTGATGAATCTTTAAATTCCCTCAAATATGCCAACAGAGCaaaaaacattagaaataaaCCAGTAGTTAATTACAACCCAGAAAAAGACCGCATTGATGAAATGGAACTTGAAATCAGATTGCTTCGGGAAGCTTTGCAGAACCAGCAGGTCAGTAATCAGCATTTATATGacttaaatgaagaaaaggcCCGTATTGGTTCACTTGAGGAGCAGCTCACCCGCCTTCAGGTTCAATATTTCAGTTACAGAAATTGTGTAGATGAAGCTTTCCCCTTTCTGGTTGATTTGAACAATGATGTTAGCTTAAGAAGAAGTCAGCGGGACAGGTTGCAGAGCTGGATCACTATGGTACAGAACGTAAGGAAGGAAGCTCTCACCATCCAGGAAACGGATGCAGGGACTGAGACCAGCCCAGACCCACATCACATCACAATTCTTCAGCTGAAGAGGGAACTGAAGAAATGTCAG GTACTAGTTATGGATGAAGAACTATTTAGCCAGAAGAATCATGAAGTGCAGATACTGCAGAATCAGATAAAGACATTACtacaagaaaaggaagaacaacaggaatttttaaatgaggCTCAAGAGACACAAAGATTACAG aCTGAGAAAATGGTGGAACAGCAAATGCTCATTGACCAGCTAAAATTGAAATTAGAGAAGTTTACAGATGTGAAAGCTTTAGATTCTCAAAGTGCTTATGAAGATGGGCCAGCTGTCGTGGCATTTGCTAGGAGGCCCTACAGTGTCCCACTCACAAAAAACCTGCTACGCCCCCTTCACTTGCCTTCAGGGACAAAGATCCAAAAG GGGTATACCAGCCCCCCTGTCTTGTCCCTGGCCCAGATAATGGCAGAATTCCATGTTCGCAGACAGATGATACTGAGCAAGATAGAAGATCAAGATAAAGTCCTTCACTGCCACCTCTCTGATCAGAGTGATGAAGACAATACAGGCAACGAAGACAAAACCTCAtataa GTATTCCATAAACCAAACGTGGACCCAAAGTCACACTTCTCTGTGCTTCCTTCCTGATGTAACTGACATGAAATGCCAAGTAGTCAAGTCTGGTTTATTCAATGAATCTGCGCTACAAACTGACACAACTACAG gtGAAGAGATTGACAGCCTCCAGAAAATCCATGCTTTTAACATGGAGAAGTTAAAGAATTCGGAGTTGAGACTTGCTGAGGCTGAGCAAAAAATAAGAGAACTTGCACTTAATatcaaaaggaaagaggaaCTTATTAAGGAATTAGTAAGAACAG GCAAGGATGCTCAGTCTGTAAGCAGGCAGTATTCTTTGAAGATAACTAAACTGGAGCAAGAAATTGAGCAGGCCAAAAGAGAACTGGCTGAAACGCAAAAACAGCTTCAGGAGCTGGACAGTAAAGAGCTGAGAGACATTCCTGAGAAAGTCATGTTACAAAAAGAGTGCCAGAAGAAGATGGAGGCAGCTAAGTTGAAAGTGCAG ACCttacagaagaagcagcaggacaCCAAGAGTTTGGCTTCATTATCTAACCAAAGTGAGAGAGAAGCAAGAGAACTTGAGCAGAAAGTGGCTCAGATGAAGCATCAGCAATCCCAGATACAGAAGAGACTGTGTGAGGAGAGTGAAAAGAAGAAGCAACTGGAAGCAGAGCTTCAGCAGGACCAGCAACAAATTAAA GAACTTCAACTTAAGATGGAGCAACAACAGAAGATCCTTAAACTTAAGGATAAAgaaattgctgcttttaaaaagaagaacaaTAACTCAGTGGGAGCTCCACAGAAACTACAG AAATTAGAAGAGCAGAAGAAGTGGCTGgatgaagaaatggaaagaattcTTCAACAACACCAACAGTTAGCAGAACTAGAAgaagatttaaagaaaagagaagccattgtagcaaaaaaagaagtgttattGCAAGAGAAAAGCCAACTGGAAATCAAGAAAATGAGATCTAGCCAg gcTTTAAACAAAGATAGTATGAAATTGTCTACCCGCTTAAGTATGCTGGATCAAGAGCTGTGTAATAAAAGTATGCAGCTTCAGGGCAGCACAACTGAAGACAAGTcagacattttggaaaaaattcaGATTCTCCAAATGGAAAGGGATCAGCTGCTCAGAAGGAGAAATAGTATGGATGAGAAACTGAAAGACGGTAAAGTGTTGTCAACAGAA GAAGAACATGTTCTTTTCCAGCTAGAAGAAGGAATTGAAGCCTTGGTAGCTGCAATTGATTACAAGAATGAAAGTATTCATAATCGCCAGCACTTACTTAGGTCATCTTCTCAGAGTCTTTCACAGAGCAAGCATAATGTAATAGGGAAACTAGTTTCCTTgtctgctgctgagctcagagcTATCATCATCAGTTATTTCAACAAG
- the KIF27 gene encoding kinesin-like protein KIF27 isoform X1, producing MEEIPVKVAVRVRPLLSKEILHNHQVCVRLVPNAKQVIIGKDHVFTFDFVFGKNSTQEEVYAVCIKPLLVSLTEGYNATVFAYGQTGSGKTYTIGGDHIASVSVDERGIIPRAIQELFQHISEHHNINFHVKVSYIEVYKEELRDLLDLETSVKELHIREDEKGNTVIVGAKEFQVECADEVISLLESGNAARHRGTTQMNEHSSRSHAIFTISICQKQSTEYQNNTDAAQDSIASKFHFVDLAGSERVAKTGNTGERFKESVQINSGLLALGNVISALGDPKRKSVHIPYRDAKITRILKDSLGGNAKTVMITCISPSSLDFDESLNSLKYANRAKNIRNKPVVNYNPEKDRIDEMELEIRLLREALQNQQVSNQHLYDLNEEKARIGSLEEQLTRLQVQYFSYRNCVDEAFPFLVDLNNDVSLRRSQRDRLQSWITMVQNVRKEALTIQETDAGTETSPDPHHITILQLKRELKKCQQVLVMDEELFSQKNHEVQILQNQIKTLLQEKEEQQEFLNEAQETQRLQTEKMVEQQMLIDQLKLKLEKFTDVKALDSQSAYEDGPAVVAFARRPYSVPLTKNLLRPLHLPSGTKIQKGYTSPPVLSLAQIMAEFHVRRQMILSKIEDQDKVLHCHLSDQSDEDNTGNEDKTSYKYSINQTWTQSHTSLCFLPDVTDMKCQVVKSGLFNESALQTDTTTGEEIDSLQKIHAFNMEKLKNSELRLAEAEQKIRELALNIKRKEELIKELVRTGKDAQSVSRQYSLKITKLEQEIEQAKRELAETQKQLQELDSKELRDIPEKVMLQKECQKKMEAAKLKVQTLQKKQQDTKSLASLSNQSEREARELEQKVAQMKHQQSQIQKRLCEESEKKKQLEAELQQDQQQIKELQLKMEQQQKILKLKDKEIAAFKKKNNNSVGAPQKLQKLEEQKKWLDEEMERILQQHQQLAELEEDLKKREAIVAKKEVLLQEKSQLEIKKMRSSQALNKDSMKLSTRLSMLDQELCNKSMQLQGSTTEDKSDILEKIQILQMERDQLLRRRNSMDEKLKDGKVLSTEEEHVLFQLEEGIEALVAAIDYKNESIHNRQHLLRSSSQSLSQSKHNVIGKLVSLSAAELRAIIISYFNKIVGLRESERKLQVQIEEQEMKSIHQKNTMRELESALEHIKLQCDRQLTHQRQEHEKKVQFLLNHFKEQNSEGIAETLKGYEVKIQQLEKDLFFYKKTSRELKKKLKGRLGESSE from the exons ATGGAGGAGATCCCAGTTAAGGTTGCAGTCCGAGTCAGACCTCTGCTTTCCAAAGAAATACTTCATAACCACCAAGTGTGTGTCAGATTAGTCCCAAATGCCAAACAGGTCATCATTGGAAAGGACCATGTCTTCACTTTTGATTTTGTATTTGGCAAAAACTCAACCCAAGAAGAAGTTTATGCTGTTTGCATTAAGCCTCTTCTAGTGTCTCTGACTGAAGGATACAATGCTACAGTGTTTGCATATGGACAGACTGGTTCTGGGAAGACTTACACCATTGGCGGTGACCATATTG CATCAGTTTCAGTGGATGAAAGGGGCATAATCCCACGGGCTATTCAGGAATTATTTCAGCATATTTCTGAACACCATAATATTAATTTCCATGTGAAGGTATCCTATATAGAGGTTTACAAGGAAGAACTTCGAGATTTGTTGGATTTGGAGACCTCTGTAAAAGAACTACATATCCGAGAagatgagaaaggaaatacag TGATTGTCGGTGCTAAGGAATTCCAAGTAGAATGTGCAGATGAAGTGATAAGCCTGCTGGAAAGTGGCAATGCAGCTCGTCACAGAGGCACAACACAGATGAATGAGCACTCTAGTCGATCTCATGCCATTTTTACCATCAGTATTTGTCAGAAGCAGTCTACGGAGTATCAGAATAATACTGATGCTGCACAGGATTCTATCGCTTCAAAGTTTCATTTTGTGGATTTGGCAGGATCAGAGAGGGTAGCAAAGACTGGAAATACTGGTGAACGCTTCAAAGAATCAGTTCAGATCAATAGTGGTCTTTTGGCCTTGGGAAATGTCATCAGTGCCCTTGGAGacccaaaaagaaaaagtgtacATATTCCATACAGGGATGCTAAAATCACTCGTATTCTGAAAGACTCCCTTGGAGGAAATGCCAAGACTGTTATGATAACATGTATAAGTCCATCCTCACTGGACTTTGATGAATCTTTAAATTCCCTCAAATATGCCAACAGAGCaaaaaacattagaaataaaCCAGTAGTTAATTACAACCCAGAAAAAGACCGCATTGATGAAATGGAACTTGAAATCAGATTGCTTCGGGAAGCTTTGCAGAACCAGCAGGTCAGTAATCAGCATTTATATGacttaaatgaagaaaaggcCCGTATTGGTTCACTTGAGGAGCAGCTCACCCGCCTTCAGGTTCAATATTTCAGTTACAGAAATTGTGTAGATGAAGCTTTCCCCTTTCTGGTTGATTTGAACAATGATGTTAGCTTAAGAAGAAGTCAGCGGGACAGGTTGCAGAGCTGGATCACTATGGTACAGAACGTAAGGAAGGAAGCTCTCACCATCCAGGAAACGGATGCAGGGACTGAGACCAGCCCAGACCCACATCACATCACAATTCTTCAGCTGAAGAGGGAACTGAAGAAATGTCAG CAGGTACTAGTTATGGATGAAGAACTATTTAGCCAGAAGAATCATGAAGTGCAGATACTGCAGAATCAGATAAAGACATTACtacaagaaaaggaagaacaacaggaatttttaaatgaggCTCAAGAGACACAAAGATTACAG aCTGAGAAAATGGTGGAACAGCAAATGCTCATTGACCAGCTAAAATTGAAATTAGAGAAGTTTACAGATGTGAAAGCTTTAGATTCTCAAAGTGCTTATGAAGATGGGCCAGCTGTCGTGGCATTTGCTAGGAGGCCCTACAGTGTCCCACTCACAAAAAACCTGCTACGCCCCCTTCACTTGCCTTCAGGGACAAAGATCCAAAAG GGGTATACCAGCCCCCCTGTCTTGTCCCTGGCCCAGATAATGGCAGAATTCCATGTTCGCAGACAGATGATACTGAGCAAGATAGAAGATCAAGATAAAGTCCTTCACTGCCACCTCTCTGATCAGAGTGATGAAGACAATACAGGCAACGAAGACAAAACCTCAtataa GTATTCCATAAACCAAACGTGGACCCAAAGTCACACTTCTCTGTGCTTCCTTCCTGATGTAACTGACATGAAATGCCAAGTAGTCAAGTCTGGTTTATTCAATGAATCTGCGCTACAAACTGACACAACTACAG gtGAAGAGATTGACAGCCTCCAGAAAATCCATGCTTTTAACATGGAGAAGTTAAAGAATTCGGAGTTGAGACTTGCTGAGGCTGAGCAAAAAATAAGAGAACTTGCACTTAATatcaaaaggaaagaggaaCTTATTAAGGAATTAGTAAGAACAG GCAAGGATGCTCAGTCTGTAAGCAGGCAGTATTCTTTGAAGATAACTAAACTGGAGCAAGAAATTGAGCAGGCCAAAAGAGAACTGGCTGAAACGCAAAAACAGCTTCAGGAGCTGGACAGTAAAGAGCTGAGAGACATTCCTGAGAAAGTCATGTTACAAAAAGAGTGCCAGAAGAAGATGGAGGCAGCTAAGTTGAAAGTGCAG ACCttacagaagaagcagcaggacaCCAAGAGTTTGGCTTCATTATCTAACCAAAGTGAGAGAGAAGCAAGAGAACTTGAGCAGAAAGTGGCTCAGATGAAGCATCAGCAATCCCAGATACAGAAGAGACTGTGTGAGGAGAGTGAAAAGAAGAAGCAACTGGAAGCAGAGCTTCAGCAGGACCAGCAACAAATTAAA GAACTTCAACTTAAGATGGAGCAACAACAGAAGATCCTTAAACTTAAGGATAAAgaaattgctgcttttaaaaagaagaacaaTAACTCAGTGGGAGCTCCACAGAAACTACAG AAATTAGAAGAGCAGAAGAAGTGGCTGgatgaagaaatggaaagaattcTTCAACAACACCAACAGTTAGCAGAACTAGAAgaagatttaaagaaaagagaagccattgtagcaaaaaaagaagtgttattGCAAGAGAAAAGCCAACTGGAAATCAAGAAAATGAGATCTAGCCAg gcTTTAAACAAAGATAGTATGAAATTGTCTACCCGCTTAAGTATGCTGGATCAAGAGCTGTGTAATAAAAGTATGCAGCTTCAGGGCAGCACAACTGAAGACAAGTcagacattttggaaaaaattcaGATTCTCCAAATGGAAAGGGATCAGCTGCTCAGAAGGAGAAATAGTATGGATGAGAAACTGAAAGACGGTAAAGTGTTGTCAACAGAA GAAGAACATGTTCTTTTCCAGCTAGAAGAAGGAATTGAAGCCTTGGTAGCTGCAATTGATTACAAGAATGAAAGTATTCATAATCGCCAGCACTTACTTAGGTCATCTTCTCAGAGTCTTTCACAGAGCAAGCATAATGTAATAGGGAAACTAGTTTCCTTgtctgctgctgagctcagagcTATCATCATCAGTTATTTCAACAAG